In Bacillus sp. SB49, a single window of DNA contains:
- a CDS encoding helix-turn-helix transcriptional regulator: MELSNRQEQIIQIVKDNGPITGENIAERLNLTRATLRPDLAILTMAGYLDARPRVGYFFTGKTGSELFTEKLKKFKVEEYQSIPIVVDENVSAYDAICTMFLEDVGTLFVINEHTHLVGVLSRKDLLRASIGNQDLTSVPVHIIMTRMPNITVCQPEDLLLDAAQKLIEKQIDGLPVVTPEESGQVVVGRLTKTNITKALVELARDQHL, translated from the coding sequence TTGGAATTATCTAATCGACAGGAACAAATCATACAAATCGTGAAAGACAATGGACCGATCACCGGGGAGAACATAGCGGAGCGCTTGAATTTGACGCGGGCTACCCTGCGTCCGGACCTGGCCATTTTGACTATGGCCGGTTACTTGGATGCCAGGCCCCGTGTCGGATACTTCTTCACCGGCAAGACGGGGTCCGAGCTCTTCACTGAAAAGTTGAAGAAATTCAAAGTAGAGGAATACCAATCGATACCGATTGTCGTCGACGAAAACGTGTCTGCATATGATGCGATCTGCACAATGTTCCTGGAAGATGTAGGGACCCTTTTCGTAATCAATGAGCACACGCACCTCGTCGGTGTTCTTTCGAGGAAAGATTTGCTGCGTGCAAGCATCGGCAATCAAGATTTGACCTCTGTACCCGTCCACATCATCATGACACGTATGCCGAATATAACCGTATGTCAACCCGAAGACCTTCTTTTGGATGCCGCACAAAAATTGATTGAGAAGCAGATCGACGGGCTTCCTGTCGTTACACCCGAGGAAAGTGGGCAGGTCGTAGTCGGAAGGTTGACGAAAACAAATATTACGAAGGCTCTCGTTGAGCTTGCCCGGGATCAACATTTATGA